A region from the Triticum aestivum cultivar Chinese Spring chromosome 3D, IWGSC CS RefSeq v2.1, whole genome shotgun sequence genome encodes:
- the LOC123076737 gene encoding 60S ribosomal protein L9: MKTILASETMEIPEEVTVKVSAKMISVTGPRGTLTRNFKHLNLDFQLQEGGRKLKVDAWFGTRKTMAAIRTAISHVQNLITGVTKGFRYKMRFVYAHFPINASITAANRGIEIRNFLGEKKVRKVDMLDGVMILRSEKVKDEIVLDGNDIELVSRSAALINQKCHVKNKDIRKFLDGIYVSDKGAIKEE; this comes from the exons ATGAAGACGATCCTGGCGTCGGAGACGATGGAGATCCCGGAGGAGGTGACGGTGAAGGTGTCGGCGAAGATGATCTCGGTGACGGGGCCGCGGGGGACGCTGACCCGCAACTTCAAGCACCTCAACCTCGACTTCCAGCTGCAGGAGGGCGGGCGGAAGCTCAAGGTGGACGCCTGGTTCGGCACCCGCAAGACCATGGCCGCCATCCGCACCGCCATCTCCCACGTCCAGAACCTCATCACCGGCGTCACCAAGGGCTTCCGCTACAAGATGCGCTTCGTCTACGCCCACTTCCCCATCAACGCCTCCATCACCGCCGCCAACCGCGGCATCGAGATCAGGAACTTCCTCGGCGAAAAGAAG GTAAGGAAAGTTGACATGCTTGACGGTGTGATGATCCTGCGGTCTGAGAAGGTCAAGGATGAGATCGTCCTGGATGGCAACGACATCGAGCTCGTCTCTCGCTCTGCTGCCCTGATCAACCAG AAATGCCACGTGAAGAACAAGGACATCAGGAAGTTCTTGGACGGAATCTACGTCAGCGACAAGGGCGCCATCAAGGAAGAGTAG
- the LOC123073581 gene encoding L-type lectin-domain containing receptor kinase IX.1-like: MAAAIMLMRPHHLLPVSMYIIICLCYSLGLTTALSFSFNFSNPGSVDLCDTELKCERDARMGSGAIELTKNETRVNVFSVGRASYARPLPLWDDATGEVASFSSNFTFQIRPQNRLDDHLGLCDPNFTTDSSADGMSFFLAHYPSRLPPNSWGQNFALVNFSNSFNATGDDRIVAVEFDTYHNAWDPSDNHIGIDVNSINSTTYANVTKRMVSDNAIMTAQINYDNRTGVLAASLQIQGEETLYNVLTSVNMKRELPQQVAVGFSAATGTCAELHQVSTWSFSSTLDDAMAATSIIPRRRRPVVPVLVPSAVAAFLVLLCSVAAAVVIIHQRRKRKQAEFKKGVGPRRYRYRELAAATNDFAEQGKIGQGGFGSVYQGGGLSDHDSPVAIKMLSTESSAQGRKEFEAEVKIISRLRHRNLVHLLGWSDSCKGLLLVYELVPKGSLDKHIYNTSRLLTWSERFEIIRGLGSALRYLHTECDQCVLHGDIKPSNILLDSSRGTKLADFGLARLVDHGARPQTTNIVKGTEWYIDPEFIRSRRPSPEADVYSFGVVLLEVVSGQRPGMGMEHQVEEVIPLLMWVWDLYEKGTILEAVDKRLQDGNHQLDRDCKRQMHRALVVGLWCTHPRLGTRPSIVQLMNVLQSEDVMLPALSWSLSDASLGSHGYNASSSAN; encoded by the exons ATGGCTGCTGCAATCATGCTCATGCGCCCTCACCACCTTCTCCCTGTCTCCATGTACATCATCATTTGCCTCTGCTACTCGCTGGGTCTTACTACCGCGCTCTCCTTCAGCTTCAACTTCTCCAACCCCGGCTCTGTAGACCTTTGCGACACGGAGCTCAAGTGCGAACGTGACGCGCGCATGGGCTCTGGTGCCATCGAGCTAACCAAGAACGAGACTCGAGTCAACGTCTTCAGTGTCGGCCGGGCATCGTATGCGCGCCCGTTGCCGCTCTGGGACGACGCCACCGGCGAGGTGGCCAGTTTCTCCTCCAACTTCACGTTCCAGATCAGGCCCCAAAACAGATTGGACGACCATTTAGGTCTATGTGACCCGAACTTCACTACCGACTCTAGTGCTGACGGTATGTCTTTCTTCCTGGCGCACTACCCGTCGAGGCTCCCTCCCAACAGTTGGGGCCAAAATTTCGCTCTCGTCAATTTCAGCAACAGCTTCAATGCCACTGGCGATGACCGGATAGTCGCAGTGGAGTTCGACACCTACCACAATGCCTGGGACCCCAGTGACAACCACATCGGCATAGACGTCAATTCCATCAACTCCACGACCTACGCAAACGTAACCAAGCGTATGGTCTCCGACAACGCCATCATGACCGCCCAGATCAACTACGACAACCGTACAGGTGTTCTGGCGGCCAGTCTCCAAATCCAGGGAGAGGAGACGCTCTACAACGTGCTTACGTCTGTGAACATGAAAAGAGAACTGCCCCAGCAAGTTGCAGTAGGTTTCTCCGCCGCAACTGGTACCTGCGCCGAGCTGCATCAGGTATCAACTTGGTCCTTTAGCTCCACTCTAGATGACGCCATGGCGGCTACCAGTATCATTCCACGGAGACGTCGACCAGTGGTGCCTGTGCTAGTGCCTTCTGCAGTAGCTGCTTTTCTCGTACTACTCTGCAGCGTCGCCGCTGCCGTCGTCATAATCCATCAGCGACGCAAACGTAAGCAAGCTGAGTTCAAGAAAGGAGTAGGCCCTAGACGGTACCGCTACCGTGAGCTCGCGGCAGCCACAAATGACTTCGCGGAGCAGGGGAAGATTGGGCAAGGGGGCTTCGGCAGCGTCTACCAGGGTGGCGGCCTTAGCGACCACGACAGCCCGGTGGCCATCAAGATGCTATCCACGGAATCGTCAGCGCAGGGGAGGAAAGAGTTCGAGGCGGAGGTGAAGATCATAAGCCGACTGAGGCACCGAAACCTTGTGCACTTGCTAGGCTGGTCCGACAGCTGCAAGGGGCTCCTGCTCGTCTATGAGCTTGTGCCGAAAGGCAGCCTCGACAAGCACATATACAACACTAGTCGTCTGCTCACTTGGTCAGAGAG ATTCGAAATTATCCGCGGGCTCGGATCTGCACTACGCTATCTGCACACAGAGTGCGATCAATGTGTGCTGCATGGTGACATCAAACCCAGCAACATACTCCTCGACTCATCACGCGGTACCAAGCTGGCGGATTTCGGGCTGGCAAGGCTCGTGGATCATGGAGCCAGGCCGCAGACGACGAATATCGTCAAGGGCACCGAATGGTATATAGACCCAGAGTTTATTCGCTCACGCCGACCGAGTCCAGAAGCGGACGTCTACAGCTTCGGCGTTGTTCTGTTGGAGGTCGTGTCTGGTCAGCGCCCAGGGATGGGGATGGAACACCAGGTTGAGGAAGTCATCCCGCTGCTCATGTGGGTCTGGGACCTGTATGAGAAAGGCACCATCCTTGAAGCGGTGGATAAAAGGTTACAGGATGGTAACCATCAGCTCGACCGCGACTGTAAGCGGCAGATGCATCGTGCGCTGGTTGTCGGGCTCTGGTGTACGCACCCACGGCTAGGCACACGACCCTCCATCGTGCAGCTCATGAACGTCTTACAGTCCGAGGACGTCATGCTGCCGGCCCTGTCATGGTCGTTGTCTGATGCTTCCCTTGGATCACATGGATACAATGCGTCGTCATCGGCCAATTGA
- the LOC123081086 gene encoding 60S ribosomal protein L9-like: MDKTLVTPAIKDLTLPDAPPPLAQHNTAAAPPSQRRRRRKKKRWAKIKTILASETMEIPKKVTVKVSAKMISVTGPRGTLTRNFKHLNLDFQLQEGGRKLKVDAWFGTRKTMAAIRTAISHVQNLITGVTKGFRYKMGSLGWNVLAFSIPPPLPNTDGLSFPLYKKFMILNMNF, translated from the exons ATGG ACAAAACCCTAGTGACGCCAGCTATAAAAGATCTCACCTTGCcagacgcgccgccgccgctcgcacaGCACAACACAGCCGCCGCACCACCgtcacagaggaggaggaggaggaagaagaagcgttGGGCGAAGATCAAGACGATCCTGGCGTCGgagacgatggagatcccgaagaaggTGACGGTGAAGGTGTCGGCGAAGATGATCTCGGTGACGGGCCCCCGGGGGACGCTGACCCGCAACTTCAAGCACCTGAACCTCGACTTCCAGCTTCAGGAGGGCGGGCGGAAGCTCAAGGTGGACGCCTGGTTCGGCACCCGCAAGACCATGGCCGCCATCCGCACCGCCATCTCCCACGTCCAGAATCTCATCACCGGCGTCACCAAGGGCTTCCGCTACAAGATGGGGAGCCTTGGATGGAATGTTTTAGCCTTCtccatccccccccccctcccaaacaCTGATGGTTTGTCTTTTCCCCTCTACAAGAAGTTCATGATTTTGAATATGAATTTTTAA
- the LOC123073580 gene encoding wall-associated receptor kinase 2, protein MPSHKSAAAAVPVLVVWLGLALLGVGAALPTQPSSSCQRECGGVDIPYPFGIVDSPGDSTSDCAMPGFGLTCNETDVNGGRRRPFYSNVEVVSVSLQQGQARMKMSISTYCYDTTTRDMDAVPWGLNFKGTPYRFADTNKFTVIGCHTLAYIVGERVDQYASGCVAMCRRGGDGDVRAALSNGSCSGIGCCQTAIPRGLQYYRVLFDSGFNTTEIHNVSRCSYAVLMDDSDFTFSTTYATTPGFNTSFAGEMPLAVDWAVGNETCDAARKDPSSYACVSDNSECFDSLNGPGYFCNCSKGYQGNPYLQDPEQGCKDINECADLAKYPCSVPGTCKNLPGGFKCSCPKHTKGDAQNGTCERNHTLGLGEKFGIGAFGVVLIVLVCILAIEIIRHKRSIKRQALIRQSDEYYQQHGGEILSEIMRVERNIGFTVYARAAIEAGTNMFDKENIIGEGGQATVYKAVLDVDGKDTLVAVKRCKEVDESRRKDFVQELVILCRVDHPNIVKLLGCCLQFEVPILVYEYVKNKTLQELLYSQPTSCRATLGTRLRIAAQSAGALAYLHSLAHPILHGDVKPANILLSDGWVAKVSDFGCSTIDEKTQVVARGTAGYVDPEYLLEYQLTHKNDVYSFGVLLLELLTGKKPLSKQRKSLMVMVQESMGDGTLHQLFDREIVDDASMGVAVQAAELATRCLVMPGNRRPAMRRVAEELKQLADQVQQPLVLECHNLTVTDMESSMSSESDTTGVFSLEKKAALSIEFAR, encoded by the exons ATGCCGTCCCACAAATCAGCAGCTGCAGCTGTACCTGTACTAGTAGTATGGCTCGGCCTGGCGCTGCTTGGAGTTGGAGCAGCGCTGCCCACACAGCCTAGCAGCAGTTGCCAGAGGGAATGCGGCGGCGTGGACATCCCTTACCCGTTCGGCATCGTCGATTCGCCCGGCGACAGCACCAGCGACTGCGCCATGCCCGGCTTCGGCCTGACCTGCAACGAGACCGATGTGAATGGCGGGCGCCGCAGGCCGTTTTATTCCAACGTGGAGGTCGTCAGCGTCTCGCTGCAGCAGGGTCAGGCCCGGATGAAGATGAGCATCTCCACCTACTGCTACGACACCACCACCCGGGACATGGACGCGGTACCGTGGGGGCTCAACTTCAAGGGCACGCCCTACAGGTTCGCCGACACCAACAAGTTCACGGTCATCGGCTGCCATACGCTGGCGTATATCGTGGGCGAGCGCGTCGACCAGTACGCGAGTGGGTGCGTGGCCATGTGCCGGCGGGGAGGCGACGGCGATGTGAGGGCGGCCCTCAGCAACGGCTCCTGCTCCGGGATAGGGTGCTGCCAGACCGCCATCCCCAGGGGGCTGCAGTACTACCGAGTGTTGTTCGACTCTGGCTTCAACACCACGGAGATCCACAACGTCAGCCGCTGCAGCTACGCCGTGCTCATGGACGACTCCGACTTCACCTTCTCGACGACCTACGCGACCACGCCGGGGTTTAACACCAGCTTCGCCGGAGAGATGCCGCTGGCGGTGGACTGGGCTGTCGGGAACGAGACGTGCGACGCGGCGCGCAAGGATCCCTCGTCCTACGCCTGCGTCAGCGACAACAGCGAGTGCTTCGACTCGCTCAATGGACCCGGCTACTTCTGCAATTGCTCCAAAGGCTATCAAGGCAATCCTTACCTCCAAGATCCGGAGCAAGGATGCAAAG ATATTAACGAGTGCGCAGACCTGGCAAAATACCCTTGCTCTGTACCTGGAACTTGCAAAAATTTGCCTGGTGGATTCAAGTGTAGTTGCCCCAAGCATACCAAAGGTGACGCCCAAAATGGGACATGCGAGAGAAACCACACACTTGGCCTTGGAGAAAAATTCGGTATTG GAGCTTTCGGCGTTGTTCTGATTGTCCTAGTCTGCATCCTTGCAATAGAAATTATCCGTCACAAAAGGAGTATCAAGAGACAAGCACTGATCAGACAGAGTGATGAATACTATCAACAACACGGGGGCGAGATACTATCAGAAATTATGAGGGTAGAGCGTAACATTGGGTTCACTGTCTATGCCAGAGCAGCGATCGAGGCGGGAACAAACATGTTCGACAAGGAGAACATCATCGGGGAAGGAGGGCAGGCCACCGTGTACAAGGCGGTCCTCGACGTCGACGGCAAGGACACACTCGTGGCTGTAAAAAGATGCAAAGAGGTGGACGAGAGCAGGAGGAAGGACTTCGTGCAGGAGCTGGTGATACTCTGCCGTGTCGACCATCCCAACATCGTCAAGCTCCTGGGTTGCTGCCTGCAGTTCGAGGTGCCCATCCTGGTGTACGAGTACGTGAAGAACAAAACCCTGCAGGAGCTATTGTACAGCCAGCCGACCTCGTGTCGCGCCACCCTGGGGACCCGTCTAAGGATCGCCGCGCAGTCCGCCGGAGCACTGGCGTACCTGCACTCGCTGGCGCACCCGATACTCCACGGCGACGTGAAACCCGCCAACATCCTTCTCAGCGACGGATGGGTCGCCAAGGTGTCTGACTTCggctgctccaccatcgatgagaagACCCAGGTGGTGGCCAGAGGCACAGCGGGCTACGTTGACCCAGAGTACCTGCTTGAGTACCAGCTCACCCACAAGAACGACGTCTACAGCTTTGGGGTCCTCCTTCTGGAGCTCCTAACCGGTAAGAAGCCGCTGTCAAAGCAACGGAAGAGCCTCATGGTGATGGTTCAAGAGTCTATGGGGGATGGCACGCTCCATCAACTCTTTGACAGGGAAATAGTCGATGATGCTAGCATGGGAGTGGCCGTTCAGGCTGCGGAGCTGGCAACTCGATGCTTAGTTATGCCGGGGAACAGGAGGCCTGCGATGAGGCGCGTTGCAGAGGAGCTCAAGCAGCTTGCTGACCAAGTGCAGCAGCCGTTGGTGTTGGAGTGTCACAACCTCACAGTCACAGATATGGAGAGCTCCATGTCATCTGAGAGCGACACCACCGGGGTTTTCAGCCTTGAGAAGAAAGCCGCGTTGAGCATAGAATTCGCTAGATGA